Proteins encoded in a region of the Candidatus Bathyarchaeota archaeon genome:
- the paaI gene encoding hydroxyphenylacetyl-CoA thioesterase PaaI — MKGTDSYAEALGIKVLESKDGYCKTAMTVGKKHTNAHGFTHGGAIFSLADYAFAHACNFGDNVAVALQVSINYLKPTVEGDVLTAEATRVSDGKTTGLYNVMVRKDEKLVAVFSGLAFKK; from the coding sequence ATGAAGGGAACCGACAGCTACGCTGAAGCATTAGGCATCAAAGTCCTCGAATCCAAAGACGGCTACTGCAAAACAGCCATGACCGTTGGAAAAAAACATACAAACGCCCATGGCTTCACCCATGGCGGCGCCATTTTTTCGTTGGCGGACTACGCGTTTGCTCATGCCTGCAACTTCGGCGACAACGTGGCGGTTGCGTTGCAGGTGAGCATAAACTATCTTAAACCCACCGTGGAAGGCGACGTGCTTACGGCGGAGGCAACGCGGGTCAGTGACGGCAAAACCACGGGGCTCTACAACGTGATGGTGCGTAAAGACGAGAAGCTTGTGGCGGTTTTTTCGGGGTTAGCCTTCAAAAAGTAG
- a CDS encoding branched-chain amino acid ABC transporter permease has product MFDPSGFANALIWGVATGCIYILLAAGLNIIFGVMKLVNFAHGQLLMLGAYIAFAVSTALGLNAYLVSVGLNVYISILVAIAAVALVGVAVERLTFNRVRGREKLTEIFLSLGLISIFQNIVILWQGFDLHQIASPFAGMNVAVGSVSISYDWLFAVGFVIVTLVLLFVLLKKTRIGMAIRATSQKGEAATLMGINIKQVYIFTFLLGAALAGAAGALYGMILPFDTTIGAYPTIKAFAIIILGGFGSLPGAIIGGLLYGIAENSAIYFLGGTWADAIAFVMLIGVLIVRPNGIFGQKEEQ; this is encoded by the coding sequence ATGTTTGATCCATCAGGGTTTGCTAACGCGCTGATATGGGGAGTAGCCACAGGCTGCATCTACATCCTGCTAGCCGCAGGGTTAAACATAATTTTTGGCGTAATGAAACTGGTAAATTTTGCCCACGGACAGCTGCTGATGCTGGGCGCATACATAGCGTTTGCCGTGTCAACCGCGCTAGGGTTAAACGCTTATCTGGTCTCCGTGGGCCTGAACGTTTACATCTCCATACTAGTTGCCATCGCCGCCGTAGCCCTAGTCGGGGTTGCAGTGGAGAGATTAACGTTTAACCGTGTCCGCGGCAGAGAAAAACTAACCGAAATCTTCCTCAGTTTAGGCTTAATATCCATCTTTCAAAACATCGTGATTCTCTGGCAGGGCTTTGATTTACACCAGATTGCAAGCCCCTTTGCCGGAATGAATGTCGCCGTCGGCTCGGTTTCGATAAGCTACGACTGGCTCTTTGCAGTCGGCTTTGTCATAGTTACTTTGGTTTTGCTCTTTGTGTTACTCAAGAAAACAAGGATAGGCATGGCAATCCGCGCCACCAGCCAAAAAGGCGAAGCAGCGACGCTTATGGGCATAAACATCAAACAAGTCTACATATTCACTTTCCTGCTGGGCGCAGCGTTAGCGGGAGCGGCGGGGGCACTCTACGGAATGATACTGCCCTTCGACACCACCATAGGGGCTTACCCGACTATCAAGGCGTTCGCAATAATCATCCTCGGAGGCTTCGGCAGCTTACCGGGCGCCATAATCGGGGGGTTACTCTACGGCATCGCGGAGAACTCGGCGATTTACTTTTTAGGGGGAACCTGGGCAGATGCCATCGCCTTCGTAATGCTCATAGGCGTCCTTATCGTTCGCCCCAACGGCATCTTCGGCCAAAAGGAGGAGCAATAA
- a CDS encoding branched-chain amino acid ABC transporter permease has protein sequence MKSPIPLSSKKLKEDLQHSRKLQLSIVALAVACLLPLLDGTGYMTSEVLTPIVIFAIYASAWNLLAYSGQASLGHAAFLGIGGFVSALIGVKLGLPPLLGLFVGAAFSALIGLLIGLACVRLKTWFLAIVTFGFSVIAIAVFTQFDNELGGILGFAPKTIVPTGLPLYYVAFAFSVASILVIYRVMKSKWGLAFQAIHQNEQEARMIGINVAKYRLLAFVLSTFFAGLAGGLYVQYTSYVDISIFNLEHSLAPLMMAIVGGLMTIEGPIIGAVIIVALESYLPMLDSTLRTNVGFLFPSVSNVGPYLTALGLGLFFVVMVIFVPKGITSLIPKLYALIMGKDKPKEEKKDEGNRQLR, from the coding sequence ATGAAATCACCCATACCCCTGTCAAGCAAAAAACTCAAAGAAGACCTGCAGCACTCAAGAAAACTGCAGCTATCCATCGTCGCGCTTGCCGTTGCCTGCCTGCTGCCCCTGCTTGACGGAACAGGCTACATGACCAGCGAGGTGCTCACGCCCATAGTGATATTCGCCATCTACGCCTCCGCATGGAACCTGCTGGCGTATTCAGGGCAAGCATCATTGGGCCATGCGGCTTTTCTGGGCATAGGCGGCTTTGTCTCCGCGTTGATCGGCGTGAAGCTTGGTTTGCCGCCGCTACTAGGGCTGTTTGTGGGCGCAGCATTCTCTGCGTTGATTGGATTACTGATTGGGTTGGCTTGTGTAAGGCTGAAAACGTGGTTTTTGGCGATCGTCACCTTCGGCTTCTCCGTGATAGCCATCGCCGTCTTCACCCAATTCGATAATGAGTTAGGCGGAATTTTGGGGTTTGCCCCCAAAACCATCGTGCCAACGGGTCTTCCGCTTTACTATGTCGCGTTTGCTTTCTCTGTAGCTTCTATCCTTGTGATTTATCGGGTCATGAAATCCAAGTGGGGGCTGGCTTTCCAAGCTATACACCAAAACGAGCAGGAAGCCAGAATGATCGGCATAAACGTGGCTAAATATCGGCTGTTAGCCTTCGTGTTAAGCACGTTTTTTGCGGGGTTAGCAGGCGGACTCTACGTGCAGTACACCTCCTATGTGGATATCTCGATTTTTAACCTGGAACATTCGCTGGCGCCGCTGATGATGGCGATTGTGGGGGGATTGATGACTATTGAGGGGCCAATTATCGGTGCCGTCATAATCGTCGCGTTGGAATCCTACCTGCCCATGCTTGACTCCACGCTTCGGACAAATGTTGGTTTTCTTTTCCCAAGCGTAAGCAACGTGGGACCCTACTTGACTGCGCTGGGGCTCGGGTTGTTCTTTGTGGTTATGGTTATTTTTGTGCCTAAAGGCATAACTTCGCTTATTCCAAAATTGTATGCCCTCATAATGGGCAAAGATAAACCTAAAGAGGAAAAAAAAGATGAAGGGAACCGACAGCTACGCTGA
- a CDS encoding AGE family epimerase/isomerase, producing MSLDFFFRNLTVMGDVSSIDPANSSFVISLLSGQELKVHVGNTTSFQVIKNLDNVDADRVPDPEKINDKEDERSFNIRKFIFPQSLIVAEGVYSEHKGETRYDARNIYLMHSQSSRFAFEDTHWWITQISRLADQWLDQLFGDNRDYTSADFAKLYRSNLNITGMPTDDNTQETATLSRLIYGLCSAYMLTGCERYLTGARAGVQFQREAFRHLSHDGRYCFWAFGRVHRRYITQLYESSQNPEDIDTIPLYEQIYALAGLTQYYRITLDWQVLEDIRKTIRAFNDFYLDGTIAALDKDVNANVKADGYFSHIDCTNMCSSSKKLGQNSARKNWNSIGDHIPAYLINLILALEPLPRGRNTDDLSNFLVKCKWMLEHTSDLICAHFPDQASKYVNERFLATWIPDHEHGWQQNRGIIGHNLKIAWNMTRAANYMYLLAQQEGNEKWRTKGDNYMQIAKKIADDMSVLGIDQIRGGCFDAVERNPSNGMPIEFAWSSTKDFWQQEQGILAYLILYGSTRKENYRKIARYMMAFWNLYFLDHDYNGIIFRVNEDGIPITRGSYGVKAGHAISGYHAFELNFLAHIYIRSFIKPIEEADFVLYFKPDKSCGQQSVNVLPDFFQPCVVRLKDVTVGGLRRSGDLPKDFQVDLSPDELGTTVVAEFDSIWRCQPPTSGSQANHKGDETNRENTNR from the coding sequence GTGTCTTTAGACTTTTTTTTTCGTAATCTCACTGTCATGGGGGATGTATCATCTATTGACCCCGCGAATTCCAGCTTCGTCATTTCCCTTCTAAGCGGTCAAGAACTAAAAGTACATGTGGGAAATACTACTTCTTTTCAAGTTATTAAGAACCTAGATAACGTCGATGCAGACCGAGTGCCAGACCCCGAAAAAATCAACGACAAAGAAGACGAACGCTCATTTAACATACGCAAGTTCATTTTCCCCCAGTCCCTCATAGTTGCTGAGGGCGTTTACTCTGAACATAAAGGCGAAACCCGATATGACGCTCGAAATATTTACTTAATGCATTCCCAGTCTTCACGTTTCGCTTTTGAAGACACCCATTGGTGGATTACCCAGATTTCGCGCCTTGCGGACCAATGGCTTGATCAACTTTTTGGGGATAATCGAGATTATACATCCGCGGACTTTGCGAAACTCTACAGAAGTAACCTAAACATCACCGGGATGCCAACAGATGACAACACACAAGAAACCGCTACTCTTTCACGGCTCATCTATGGGTTATGCTCAGCGTATATGCTGACTGGTTGCGAGCGTTACTTAACTGGCGCGCGGGCAGGTGTTCAGTTCCAGAGAGAAGCTTTTCGTCATTTAAGTCACGATGGACGATATTGCTTTTGGGCGTTTGGTCGTGTTCATCGTCGCTACATTACTCAACTTTATGAGAGTTCACAAAACCCCGAAGATATCGACACAATACCCCTGTATGAGCAAATCTATGCCTTAGCAGGTCTAACCCAATACTATCGTATCACTCTAGATTGGCAGGTACTCGAGGATATTCGCAAAACGATAAGGGCTTTCAACGACTTTTACCTCGATGGCACAATAGCTGCCTTAGACAAAGATGTAAATGCTAATGTCAAAGCAGATGGTTATTTCTCTCATATCGATTGCACAAATATGTGCTCCAGTTCAAAAAAACTTGGGCAAAATAGTGCCCGAAAAAACTGGAACTCAATCGGCGATCATATACCGGCTTACCTCATCAATCTAATTCTCGCGCTAGAGCCGCTTCCAAGAGGGCGAAATACAGATGACCTCTCAAATTTTCTTGTAAAATGCAAATGGATGCTTGAGCATACTAGTGACCTAATTTGTGCCCATTTCCCCGACCAGGCCTCTAAATACGTAAATGAACGGTTTCTCGCTACTTGGATACCTGACCACGAGCACGGTTGGCAACAAAACCGCGGCATAATTGGACATAACCTCAAAATCGCTTGGAACATGACCCGCGCTGCAAATTACATGTATCTTTTGGCTCAGCAGGAAGGTAATGAAAAATGGCGAACTAAAGGGGACAATTACATGCAAATCGCTAAAAAAATCGCGGACGACATGTCAGTCCTTGGCATTGATCAGATCCGTGGGGGTTGTTTCGACGCGGTTGAACGTAATCCATCCAATGGAATGCCGATAGAGTTCGCCTGGAGCAGCACAAAAGACTTTTGGCAGCAAGAGCAGGGCATCTTGGCATACCTAATTCTTTACGGGTCCACTCGAAAGGAAAATTATAGAAAAATTGCGCGTTACATGATGGCTTTCTGGAACCTTTACTTTCTTGATCATGATTACAACGGCATCATCTTTCGAGTTAATGAGGATGGCATTCCAATTACTAGAGGAAGTTACGGTGTTAAAGCAGGGCATGCTATCTCAGGTTATCATGCATTCGAATTGAATTTTTTAGCCCATATTTACATTCGGTCATTTATTAAACCGATAGAAGAGGCTGACTTTGTACTTTATTTTAAACCTGACAAGAGTTGCGGTCAGCAATCAGTTAATGTTTTGCCCGATTTTTTCCAGCCTTGTGTAGTGCGATTAAAAGACGTAACGGTTGGGGGCTTGCGGAGAAGCGGAGACTTACCGAAAGATTTCCAGGTTGATCTAAGCCCCGATGAACTAGGAACCACCGTTGTTGCAGAATTTGATAGTATTTGGCGATGTCAGCCACCGACCTCGGGGTCTCAAGCCAATCATAAAGGAGATGAAACAAATCGAGAGAATACTAATAGGTAA
- a CDS encoding DJ-1/PfpI family protein has product MENLYIPEEIAAYKQNFEALGAEVHLLSRLWGNPSVKFVSDPDGLDEYGNPRQAETIEVNLDLDKIRLEDYAAIIMAANYTSVRLRYYQYPEEPSDAPAVKFFARAMQNPKIIKGALCHGLWILTPNPQYLKGRRIICHEVVRSDICNAGAIYTANERGVVVDGDLVTGRSKAEVHLFIQAIAQAIKDLDVKNANAGGE; this is encoded by the coding sequence TTGGAGAATCTCTATATTCCAGAAGAAATTGCTGCATACAAACAAAACTTCGAAGCGTTAGGCGCAGAGGTACACCTCCTTTCAAGACTTTGGGGTAACCCATCAGTGAAATTTGTGAGTGACCCCGATGGCTTAGATGAATATGGAAATCCCCGCCAAGCCGAAACAATAGAAGTAAATTTGGACTTAGACAAAATCAGATTGGAGGATTATGCCGCCATAATAATGGCTGCAAATTACACAAGTGTCCGCTTACGTTACTACCAATACCCTGAAGAACCCTCGGATGCACCTGCAGTCAAATTTTTTGCACGAGCCATGCAAAACCCAAAGATAATCAAGGGAGCGCTCTGCCATGGTTTATGGATTCTAACACCCAACCCCCAATACCTAAAAGGACGCCGAATAATCTGTCATGAAGTTGTCCGCTCAGACATCTGCAATGCAGGCGCAATCTATACTGCCAACGAAAGGGGCGTTGTAGTTGACGGCGACCTTGTAACCGGCCGCTCAAAAGCAGAAGTTCATCTGTTTATTCAAGCAATTGCACAGGCAATAAAAGATTTGGATGTCAAAAATGCCAACGCTGGAGGTGAGTGA
- a CDS encoding ABC transporter substrate-binding protein produces the protein MQRKLIVILGLIAIIIVVVAAFAFTGQLNPAPSAEARPIKIGLVACSQRAEGDDMNRAAQLAVKEINDAGGVYVKEWNTKVPIELVTADTLDDSVANAVEPVKQAVLNEKVDMLIGGYASAGTLANEVVAMDNRVPYIVTGASSTLITRRGPQGNYAGLAADSPQRTEDAEGMSYIFHYCVTTYEYSKTVLNFLNSTMKPTLDATYGFDESRPLRLAIIYRNDPFGQGVVADSKAIIESENLPITIVAERPYTATAVSFQTDLGVVQAKKPDAVYVVDFIKNTAEIYTEAQRDVKLNTALIAVECCDDPAFYKLIGSYGDGMLIESQFGPYTDPLYLASIQKYYDDFKAMHSKAPGFMGASTYDAFYIAKDAIERAGTVDKAAVREAIEGCSMNQLLMMTQTGKIEFSTGTNYHEVQITTFMEQMTYKADLSECRNKIVYPESASAGTLQQAEFKLPAGYQPGSP, from the coding sequence ATGCAGAGAAAACTAATTGTTATTCTGGGATTAATCGCTATAATCATTGTTGTAGTGGCAGCATTCGCATTCACTGGACAACTTAACCCGGCGCCCTCAGCTGAGGCTAGGCCCATCAAAATAGGCTTAGTTGCATGCTCACAACGCGCTGAAGGAGACGACATGAACCGTGCAGCACAGTTGGCGGTTAAAGAAATTAACGATGCAGGCGGAGTCTACGTTAAAGAATGGAACACGAAAGTTCCAATCGAACTTGTAACCGCTGATACACTGGATGACTCAGTAGCCAACGCCGTGGAACCCGTAAAACAGGCGGTTCTCAACGAAAAAGTAGATATGTTAATCGGCGGATACGCCAGCGCAGGAACTCTCGCCAACGAAGTAGTAGCCATGGATAACCGAGTTCCCTACATAGTCACCGGCGCATCCTCCACGCTTATCACCCGCAGAGGCCCGCAGGGAAACTATGCAGGTTTAGCAGCAGATAGCCCGCAGAGAACCGAAGATGCAGAGGGAATGAGCTACATATTCCACTACTGCGTCACCACATATGAGTACAGCAAAACAGTTCTCAACTTCCTAAACAGCACCATGAAACCCACCCTTGACGCCACCTACGGCTTTGATGAGTCAAGACCACTAAGGTTAGCCATCATATACCGCAACGACCCCTTCGGGCAGGGCGTTGTAGCTGACAGCAAAGCCATAATCGAAAGCGAGAATCTGCCAATCACAATCGTGGCAGAGCGACCCTACACTGCCACCGCAGTTAGCTTCCAAACTGACCTTGGAGTAGTTCAAGCCAAAAAGCCAGATGCAGTTTACGTTGTTGACTTCATCAAGAACACAGCTGAAATCTACACTGAAGCACAAAGAGACGTCAAGTTGAACACAGCCTTGATAGCTGTTGAATGCTGTGATGACCCCGCATTCTACAAGCTCATAGGCAGCTATGGCGACGGCATGCTTATCGAGTCGCAGTTCGGCCCCTACACTGACCCCCTATACCTTGCAAGCATCCAGAAATACTACGATGACTTCAAGGCGATGCACAGCAAAGCCCCAGGATTCATGGGAGCAAGCACCTACGATGCATTCTACATCGCCAAAGACGCGATTGAACGTGCAGGAACCGTTGATAAGGCAGCGGTCCGAGAAGCCATCGAGGGGTGCAGCATGAACCAGCTTTTAATGATGACACAGACGGGGAAAATAGAGTTCTCCACCGGCACTAATTATCATGAGGTGCAAATCACCACGTTCATGGAGCAGATGACCTACAAAGCAGACCTTAGCGAATGCAGAAACAAAATCGTTTACCCAGAATCCGCATCAGCTGGAACTCTTCAACAAGCCGAGTTCAAGTTGCCTGCAGGTTACCAGCCAGGCAGCCCATAA
- a CDS encoding indolepyruvate oxidoreductase subunit beta — MKLDVVFSGVGGQGVVLLSDIFCEAAMLEGFDVAKAEIHGMAQRGGSIVAYARVGDKVECPLIETGKADVVVGFEVLETARALPMLKRNGAVIVNMKLIQPSCVGAGVKLKSQTELMALLHSKALVHEVDGIGIAEKLGNMLVVNTILLGALSALPEIPLKAESFQQAIAEHLKPKLIDLNLKAFESGRESVLKS; from the coding sequence ATGAAGCTGGATGTGGTCTTCAGCGGCGTAGGCGGACAGGGCGTTGTGTTGCTCAGTGACATCTTCTGTGAAGCCGCGATGCTGGAGGGTTTTGATGTGGCGAAGGCGGAGATTCATGGGATGGCTCAGCGTGGCGGCTCCATTGTGGCGTATGCCCGCGTCGGCGACAAAGTTGAGTGCCCCCTCATCGAGACAGGCAAGGCAGATGTAGTGGTGGGTTTTGAGGTTCTGGAAACCGCTCGTGCTTTGCCTATGCTCAAACGTAACGGTGCAGTCATCGTTAACATGAAGCTTATCCAGCCTAGCTGCGTGGGAGCCGGCGTTAAACTGAAAAGCCAAACCGAGCTTATGGCGCTTCTGCATTCAAAGGCGCTTGTGCATGAAGTGGACGGCATAGGCATCGCCGAGAAGCTGGGCAATATGCTGGTCGTGAACACCATACTTTTGGGTGCTCTGTCGGCGCTTCCCGAAATTCCCCTGAAGGCAGAGTCTTTCCAGCAGGCAATTGCGGAGCATCTTAAGCCGAAACTTATCGATTTAAACCTGAAAGCCTTCGAGTCAGGTAGAGAAAGCGTGCTAAAGAGTTAA
- a CDS encoding alpha-amylase family glycosyl hydrolase has product MRTIIDGEPPTSLSSVDLRPPGRVFSSPPVWRDQIVYFLLPDRFNDTQPRPPFDPSNPQQFKADKRKWMADGNTFRGGKLKGITDKLDYLKNLGVTALWIGPVYKQRCDTETYHGYAIQNFLDVDPRFGNRQDLRDLVDQAHDRGMYVILDIIYNHTGNNWFYAFQPPEDKFRAIPYRFSPPYDFGKWRSKITEEIDKIDDKEDGVWPTEFQNPNYYTRAGQISNWNPQEWENPFDDNTEFRRGDFYDFKDLDHAYNDHEVLSALIRVYEYWIGTFDVDGFRIDTVKHTTICTTRAFCGAIREYAESIGKDNFLLFGEVTGGAKMMLRYLPNTVDGYLDIFKRNLDATLDLGDAERRLANLVLGLGRPKEDYFDQFGGVDELGSHRLTGQYHISLLDEADMVGRPKYRFYALTNARDKDKYLQVAHAVGVQLTTLGIPCIYYGTEQAFNGSPELHDQTVEPLVNGSVQYQDRYIRECMFGGTFGAYETAGCHFFNENHPTYIRIAAISKLRNRKDSIGASLRRGRQYLREIAVNPNDKFQYPQPGEIVAWSRILFNKDVVVVLNSNGLEHHSAWVLVDSRLHPISEKMIFLYKGDWSDAQLKGPPPEQTVNVEYLNGITAFNIDLPPAGMAILS; this is encoded by the coding sequence TTGCGAACAATAATTGACGGTGAACCGCCAACTAGCCTCTCTAGTGTTGATTTGCGACCCCCCGGGAGGGTCTTTTCAAGTCCGCCAGTTTGGCGTGATCAAATTGTCTATTTTCTTCTCCCAGACCGCTTTAATGACACTCAGCCAAGACCCCCTTTTGACCCATCAAATCCCCAGCAATTCAAAGCAGACAAAAGAAAATGGATGGCAGATGGAAATACGTTTAGAGGGGGGAAACTAAAGGGAATTACTGACAAACTGGATTACCTTAAAAATTTAGGCGTAACGGCTCTTTGGATTGGTCCGGTGTACAAGCAAAGATGTGACACCGAGACTTATCATGGTTATGCAATCCAAAACTTTCTGGACGTCGATCCACGCTTTGGAAATCGCCAAGACTTACGAGACTTAGTTGACCAGGCGCATGACCGGGGAATGTATGTAATACTGGATATTATCTACAATCATACTGGCAATAATTGGTTCTATGCTTTTCAGCCTCCCGAAGACAAATTTAGGGCTATCCCTTACAGGTTTTCACCGCCCTATGATTTTGGAAAATGGAGATCCAAAATTACCGAGGAAATTGACAAAATCGATGATAAAGAAGATGGTGTTTGGCCTACTGAATTCCAGAACCCAAATTACTATACTAGAGCAGGGCAAATAAGTAACTGGAATCCTCAAGAATGGGAAAATCCTTTTGATGATAACACGGAATTTAGGAGAGGCGACTTCTATGACTTTAAAGACCTTGATCATGCATATAATGACCATGAAGTTTTAAGTGCACTAATACGGGTATACGAATATTGGATAGGGACCTTTGACGTTGATGGTTTCCGTATTGACACTGTTAAACATACCACTATCTGTACAACAAGGGCTTTCTGTGGAGCTATTCGAGAATATGCTGAGTCGATAGGCAAAGACAATTTTCTGCTCTTCGGCGAAGTAACTGGGGGAGCCAAAATGATGCTTAGATATCTTCCTAACACAGTTGATGGATATCTTGATATTTTTAAGAGAAACCTTGATGCAACACTGGATCTTGGCGACGCCGAGAGGCGGCTGGCTAATTTAGTTCTAGGGTTGGGGCGTCCAAAAGAAGATTATTTCGACCAATTTGGTGGGGTAGACGAACTAGGAAGTCACCGTCTAACTGGGCAGTATCACATTTCGCTTCTTGACGAAGCTGATATGGTTGGACGACCAAAATATCGATTCTACGCGTTGACGAACGCAAGGGACAAAGATAAGTATCTTCAGGTTGCGCATGCTGTTGGAGTACAACTTACGACGTTGGGTATTCCATGTATTTATTATGGAACTGAGCAAGCGTTCAATGGTTCGCCCGAATTACACGATCAAACGGTTGAGCCGCTGGTAAACGGGAGTGTTCAGTATCAAGACCGCTATATTCGGGAGTGCATGTTCGGAGGAACATTCGGAGCCTATGAAACGGCAGGTTGTCACTTCTTTAACGAAAATCATCCAACCTACATCAGAATTGCAGCTATATCAAAATTGCGAAATCGAAAGGATTCCATTGGTGCATCTCTTAGAAGAGGGCGGCAATACCTGCGAGAAATTGCAGTTAATCCGAATGATAAGTTCCAATATCCTCAACCAGGAGAAATTGTCGCGTGGTCAAGGATACTTTTTAATAAAGATGTAGTGGTCGTATTAAATAGCAATGGCTTGGAACATCACAGTGCATGGGTCCTTGTTGATTCTCGGCTGCATCCCATAAGCGAGAAGATGATTTTTCTGTATAAAGGTGATTGGTCGGATGCTCAACTTAAAGGTCCACCCCCGGAACAAACAGTTAACGTAGAATATTTGAATGGAATCACAGCATTCAATATCGATTTGCCGCCTGCAGGGATGGCAATCCTGAGCTAA
- a CDS encoding DJ-1/PfpI family protein, which yields MPTLEVSDTKKMLIVLSEYGYWGEELLGPLEELERAGYTFDFVTPTGQRPIALPASMDPTFIDPPLGRAVVSAEVAKKVSFLESPENPLLQNPKNLTNWFPQSPYLSSSSYLREREEYFKKLAMLKHEIDDKYDGILLVGGSGTLIDVANNPRVKDLVRCFYELNKPIAADCYGVTCLAFTSYSDDKNKPIIWGKHVTGHPLAYDYQEGSAFWDREHNKYFETRFATIPLQLILELAVGPDGCFHGNVGQEVSVVVDYPFVTGRSIMDSYMTGQKLKEVLLEGIKRYGW from the coding sequence ATGCCAACGCTGGAGGTGAGTGACACGAAAAAAATGTTGATAGTGCTATCTGAATATGGTTATTGGGGAGAGGAATTACTCGGTCCACTTGAAGAACTTGAGCGTGCTGGCTATACCTTCGATTTCGTTACGCCGACAGGACAACGACCAATCGCGTTGCCCGCAAGTATGGATCCCACTTTCATAGACCCCCCACTTGGAAGAGCAGTTGTTTCAGCAGAGGTCGCCAAGAAGGTTTCTTTTCTGGAGTCTCCTGAGAATCCACTACTCCAGAACCCTAAGAACCTGACAAATTGGTTCCCACAATCGCCGTATCTTAGCTCTTCAAGCTACTTACGTGAACGTGAAGAGTATTTCAAGAAATTAGCAATGCTAAAACATGAAATCGATGATAAATATGACGGTATATTACTTGTTGGAGGCAGTGGTACATTAATAGATGTGGCAAACAATCCTCGTGTAAAAGACCTAGTCCGTTGCTTCTACGAATTGAACAAACCTATCGCCGCCGACTGTTACGGTGTAACCTGCCTGGCCTTCACTAGTTACTCAGATGACAAAAACAAGCCCATTATTTGGGGGAAACATGTGACGGGTCATCCACTAGCCTATGATTACCAAGAAGGCTCTGCCTTTTGGGATCGGGAGCACAATAAATACTTCGAAACAAGATTCGCAACCATTCCATTGCAACTTATTTTAGAACTCGCCGTTGGCCCCGATGGATGCTTCCACGGTAATGTCGGCCAGGAAGTATCAGTTGTTGTGGACTATCCCTTTGTGACAGGGCGTTCAATAATGGACTCCTACATGACAGGACAAAAACTCAAAGAAGTGCTTTTAGAGGGCATAAAACGATACGGCTGGTAA